The sequence GCCTACGCCAGAATGCACGAGGATTTTATGTGCGGAAAAATTACGTTAATTGGCTGTCCCAAGCTAGACAATGTAGACTATAGCGAAAAGTTAACACAGATTATTCAAAGCAACAATATCCAAAGTGTGACAATTGTACGAATGGAAGTTCCCTGCTGTGGCGGACTGGAATTGGCCGCAAAAAAAGCGTTGCAAGCAAGCGGAAAATTTATCCCTTGGCAGGTCATCACCATCTCTGTTGATGGTAAAATTCTGGATTGATCTTACATTTAGATTCAGGAAATACATCCAACAACACAAAATAAAAACACTTGATAGGAGGCGATTATTATGAGTATAAAAATGAAAAATATTTCACAAGCAGAAGTATTAACACTAAAAGAACAGATTTCTTATCAGGATGGGCAAGTTGTCAGTAAAACACTGGCACAAAATCCAGCAGTAAGTATTACCTTGTTCTCATTCGCAAAAGGGGAGGAAATCAGCACTCATGCGTCAGATGGGGATGCTTTTGTTACCTGCTTGGATGGTGTTGGAAAAATCACTATCGACGGTACTGAGTATCTGTTACACGAAGGGGAATCCATCATTATGCCTGCTGGACACCCTCATGCGGTATATGGACAAGAAGCATTTAAAATGCTTTTAATCGTTGTATTTTAATGAAATTCAATTCCCATAATCAGGAGGTGATTTTATGAAATCTGCAAGAGTAGAACAGAATCTCTGTATTGGTTGCGGACTTTGCTGTAGTGTCTGTGACGAAGTTTTCCGCATAAATGAACATGGAAAAGCAGAGGCTTATCAACCGTCAACCAATGAAAATCAAGAGGTCGTACAAGAGGCTATTGATTCGTGTCCTGTGTCTGCAATCGTTTGGAACGATTAATTTAAATGCATTTATCTTTTTCAGATTATACGGCAACCACATAAACGAAAATCAAATAACTTTATTTAATAACTAAGACTTCCCATACCCCAAATGGGACTTGTTCCTTGAAAATTCAATATTTCAGCTAACAAAATAGCGATTTATGCCACAGTAGCCAGTGGATGGAGTGCATTACGCAGATATTCCGGCAGTCTGGACTCAAAATCAGCAGTAAATCTAGCCAACTGTTCGTCACTAAGCTTCAGAAGTTCCTGAAGGCTTGCCATGAAAGCATCCATCAGGATGCTAAGTGAACGGTAGAAAGTGATATCTGCCATTTCATCTACCAGAAAAAAGAACAGTTCCCCTAGGGTTCGTTGATCTTCATTCTGTCTCTGCTCCATTGCAAGTAACATGTATCTGGTAAACACGATTGCTACGTGAGCAGTCAGTGCATCATAAGATAAGCTATGACATTCACCAATCAGATTCAGCATAGACTTGCAGGTCTTGAAAAAGACCTCGATTTTCCAGCGTTTGCCATAGATGCGGATGATTTCTTCTTCGGAGAGCGATGTATCTGTGCATATGAAAGCAAGCCAATCCTTACGATTGGCCTTGTTTCTTACGCAAACGATTTTTGCTGGAATGGGATTCTCTTTCCCTACCATCACATCAACAGAAAGAAGATACCTGGAACGGCCACGACGTTTCTTGTTCCTGGAATATATTTCCTTGATATTAAGCTGGTCCTCACCATAAGTGTACTTGATGCGGCTGCTTTTCTTGATCATGGCAATGACATCCATTCCTCTAGACTTAAGCGCAGTTATCTGTGCAGGATTGGAAAACCAGGAATCAAAAAGCACATATTCTGCAGAAAGCCCCGCAGATACAGCGGTATCAAGGAGTGTAAGCATTGCCTCCGGAGCTTTTGTCTGTGCAAGCTTACGACGCTTTCCGGCAAGAGTTCTCTTATCAAATGCCTTCACAGGGCCGATGATGTTCGACTCTTTGGATGAAGCCAGGAGACAGCTGTTTACAGGAATCAGCGTATTCCCATCGCTCCAGCTTACGGTCAGCATACGGAAGCCTTTCTTGTAGTTCATTCCCGTATGATCAAAGACTTTAGATCCCAGTTCTGTCTTTTTGCAGCTTGTACGATGGAACAGACTGTCGTCGATGATAAACACGTTCTTACGGGAGTCATCAGTAAGGTGCTTTAGATCATTCTTCACGATGTCAGCAGCAAGAAGTGATGTAAAACGGAGCCAGTTGGTTTTCGTAGAATTCAGAAAACGATAGAAGGTGTTCTTGGAAAACGCTTCTTTGAAGGAACCTGTTTTCTGTTGCATATACATACTTCTTCCAGTGAAAATGTTCCCCATCTTATACTTAAGCAGAGAAACAGAGGAAACGCCTTTCTCTTTGGTGCCGTTGCATTGCTTCAACAACCTGCCAACGTGATGCTTGATAAAAAACTTCTGGACACAATCAAGTAATGCTACCTCATTGCTATTGTTCTGTGATATACTGGACATGGCATAAATCCCCTTTTCTATTTTGGTTTTTCGACAATTCTATTATACCAAAGGAACGTATTTATGCCTTTTTAATTGGCTGAAATATTGAATTTTCAAGGTTAATCACACCTTATTGGTGTGGGAAGTTTGAGTTAATAACTTTTAGGAGGTCTATTATGGAACAAAAAATGTTTTGCTATCAATGTCAGGAAACCGCTGGGTGCAAAGGCTGTACCATGTCTGGTGTGTGTGGAAAGAAACCTGATGTAGCAGCCATGCAGGATTTGCTGGTCTATGTCACAAAAGGAATTTCGGCTGTCACAACTGCACTACGTCAGGAAGGCAAACAGGTGTCCGCAGAAATCAATCATCTGATTACTTTAAACTTATTCACTACTATCACCAATGCAAATTTTGACAAAGAGAGCATTGAAGCGAGAATCCGCGCCACACTGACAGAAAAAGAGGTACTGTTGGCGCAAATCACAGATCCTTCTGTCCTGCCAGAAGCAGCAAAATGGAATGGCTCCGGCAACTGGGAAGAAAAGGCCCAAACAGTCGGCGTACTTTCCACAAAAAATGAAGATATCCGTTCTCTGCGAGAACTGATCACCTACGGTCTGAAGGGATTGTCTGCATACTCCAAGCACGCAAATGTGCTGTTGAAGGATGACAGTGAGGTGGACACTTTCCTTCAGCAGGCACTGGCTGCTACACTGGATGATAATCTCAACATGGAGGACTTGATCGCCCTGACAATGGAAACCGGAAAACATGGTGTATCCGGTATGGCTTTGCTGGACAAGGCCAACACGGAAGCCTATGGAAATCCCGAGATCACAAAGGTAAACATTGGCGTTGGAAAAAATCCCGGTATTCTGGTTTCCGGTCACGACTTGCGAGATCTGGAAATGTTGCTGGAGCAGACACAAGGAACTGGTGTGGATGTTTATACCCATTCCGAGATGCTTCCCGCTCATTATTACCCAGCATTCAAAAAGTATCCCAACTTTATCGGTAACTATGGTAATGCGTGGTGGAAACAGAAGGAGGAATTTGAATCTTTCAACGGTCCTATCCTGATGACAACCAACTGTATTGTTCCGCCCAAGGACAGCTACAAGGACAGACTCTACACCACCGGCGCAGCCGGATATCCAGGATGCACCCATATTCCGGGAGAAATCGGGGAGCAGAAGGACTTTTCCGCTATCATTGAACACGCCAAAAAATGCTCTGCACCAACCGAAATTGAAACGGGAGATCTCATCGGCGGATTTGCACATGCACAGGTTTTGGCTCTTGCAGATCAGGTTGTTGAGGCAGTAAAAAGCGGCGCGATCAAAAAGTTTGTAGTTATGGCAGGCTGTGATGGTCGAGCCAAGAACCGGGAATATTATACTGAATTTGCCAAGGCACTGCCGAAGGATACCGTGATCCTGACAGCTGGATGTGCGAAATATAAGTATAACAAATTGCCTTTAGGCGACATCAATGGTATTCCACGTGTTCTAGATGCCGGACAGTGCAACGACTCGTATTCTCTTGCTGTCATTGCATTAAAACTTAAAGAAGTTTTTGGTCTGGACGATATCAACGACCTGCCTATCATTTACAACATCGCATGGTATGAACAGAAAGCTGTTATCGTTCTGTTAGCGCTTTTGTATCTTGGTGTAAAGAACATCCATCTCGGTCCTACTCTCCCGGCATTTCTTAGTCCTAATGTAGCTAAGGTCTTGGTAGAAAACTTTGGCATTTCAGGAATTAGTACTGTAGAAGATGATCTGAAACTTTTTTTTGAAACACTTGCAGAATAATTCTTATTAGTAATATTTTTCATGTTAATTAATCTTATAACAATTTAATACGAAGATCAAAGGTAGTCATTCTTTATGATTGACTACCTTTGACCTTAAACATAAAGATTTAAATAGAACTATCTGAGAAAACAGCAGAAACAACATTTTATTGCCCTAAAAAGAGAACTGGACTGTGAGGAAGCAGGCAAGGTTCAAATATTTTAAGACATATTTTCTACTAGTATTGTTTTTCTGTATCATAAGTTGTATCATATGTTGATATACTCACTGATGATAGAAGGCGGTTTTATTTGTGTATCAAGGGTTTGCAAAATTTATTCGTGGAAAAGTATTTTCCGTTATTTTTTTAATAGTATCATTCTTCCTTATTGGATATATTTCTATAAGAAGTACAGCAAAAGGTTTTAAAGGACTGTGACCTTGTACTAAGCTATAATGGGATTCCCACCAGTAAGCACACCCTCCCACGGGCATTAGAAAAACTTGCCGGATTGGCAGGAGTACACCGTATCAAGATTCATGCACTCAGACATTCCCATGCTTCCCTGCTCATCAGTATGGGAGAAAATCCTTTATTGATTAAAGAACGTCTGGGGCATGAAAAGATACAGACCACGTTGGGAACCTACGGACATTTATATCCCAACACCAACGTGGAAGTTGCCAAAAAATTAACTGGCGTTCTCACTTATACTCCGGCAACAACCAGTGTTGCCGATTACACCAGCAATCAGCATACAGCACTCTATCACAGAGCAGTTGAATAAAAAAATGCAATCAAAATGCAATTCTATAAAGGAAAAGCTGTAAAACCCTTGTAGATAAAGGCTTTACAGCTTAGCTCCAACTATTCGAACTCTTCCCAAAGGAAGTATCATCAAATCAAAAATGCTGATTTTATGTGGCATCCCACCGCATCTATTTCATCAAATGTTACTCTTTTCATATCGTTTTCAAAAACTTTAGTAGCAAATTAGTTGCAATAATTCAATATTGTATCTACAAAATCCATGGCAGATATAATCTACTTTTACTACTAAAAACGAATAATCCAATGTGGCTTGCGGGTTCTTAACCGTGCCTGCTGCCGCACACACTATGAAAGGAGCTTTTCTATGAGCAATCAACACAAACATCCAACTATAAGTTTTAGAATCAGTGATGCTGAACGCAAGCAAATCGAAGCCCGTATCCTTGCCAGCGGTATGATGAAGAAAGATTACTTTGTCCGTTCCTGCATCTATAACCGCATCTGCGTTGTCGGCAAGAAAGAAACCATATATCCTCTTGTACAGACTGTTAATGCACTATATCTACAATTACTTGAAATGCAGAAAGCATTTACTGAATGCTGTGAACATCAAACTTTAAACAATCTTCCCACAAGTGATGAAATCAAGGAACTGCAAACCGACTATAACAATATGCTTACAGCCATCATTAATCTGCTTGATGGTTCTAAGTATCTGTGGGAAGGAGAACATCATGAAACAAAATAACCCTTGTTACCTGTTTGGCAGGTATGAACCTGATACAGATTCCGTTATTGTTAATGCCATCAATGATACATATACTGGCACACCTCTTTCTATCAGTTGTAAAAAATATAATTCATCTGTCTTGCTTGATACGCCTGATGATATTGTGTATCTGTACCGACTGGCACATGAGAATCCTCTGCTATATGCTGAATTAGCTTGTAAACCTAATGGATTACAGGAATATGTGAACGCTATGAATGAATTCAATTAACACCTAAAACAGTCCTTTCACACAACTTTGTTAGGACTGTTTTTTACTCGCAAATTACTTTCTCATATTTATGATATGTAATTGAAACCCCTGTCATATCTTCTAAACTATATGTACCCTTTTTTAAAATAATTGTTTCGTCTTGTATTTCACAACTCATAACCACAAATTTACCGTCATAATTTGATACTATAGCTCTATTCTGTTCAATAACCTCATACTCTTTCTTATCAGCAATTTCATAGTTAATTTTTATTGTAATCCCTATAGCTACATTTAAAACATATAGTATCAACGCTATTGCTAATATTATCTTTCCGCACACACTGTATTTCTTATTTTTCCAGAAGAAATTCCTTATGATTATAAAATAAGCTATCACTATGTCGACAATTAAAAACACGCCAATTGTTGCATAATTATCTATAAATCGTCTCAACCATGCCCAAGGAATAATTTCTATTAGGTTAATCGTATAAGAAAGATTTTGAAAGAACATAATATATACCGTTATAATAAATGTAAATATCACATATAATTTGCTATTCATTTTTTTATTTATGTATGAAAATATAAATGGGTAAACAAACAATGCCAATGCACAAAAAATAAAAATCAATTTATTCTCGAACATTTCTGTTCCATCAAAGTATTTTCCATCTATTCCATAAAAATTCGAACACGAAACAGAAAAGTTTTTTGAAATTACCAAATTTATCATTTCTACTAAAGTTATACTTGTAGCCAAACCTGTACTCAAAATATTCCATATATTATCTTTCAAAAATTGTTTAGTCTTATTATCTTTTATACTTTTAATAACATTTCCTTGACTGTCAACTATGTCCCTGTTTTCTTTATCCTGCATATCTGCTCTTCCTTATACTTGCTTCATCACCCATAATAATACCCAAGAATATATGAATGTTATAAACAAATTTAACTAATTTCTTGAAATATCATCCCTGTTTCAATTCTATATCATAATAAATAATTTAACTTGAGACAAGGATGTTCATTTCAATATTCTAATACTGTAAATTCACAAATCTTTACTTTCTAACACAATGTTCTTTTACTTTTCATTCGATTTCTGTGATATTTTCTTATTCATTATCCATTGGCTATAAGTATAATAATTTTCTTTTCCAACAAGTTCCATTAAAAATTCTTTAAAAGTCTGATCTATAGGAATCGTCACAAAGAAAAATAACCGCTTTCTTGGTCTTGAACAACAAACATAAAACAAATTACGATTTCGTTCAAAAGAAATCTGCTTCCCACTCGGAATGGAAGCCTTTCCAGTTATCATAGGTGCATATGTTTCAAACTGGTAGATATTCCAACCCCTACTAATGACAAAAATAACATTGTCATATTCTTCCCCTTTGACTCCATGTTCTGTGGAAAATAACGCTTCAGGATATAAAAATTCTATTGCCGAAATGAATTGCGTATAATCCAACTCCAAAAATGCTTGAATTGACGCATTAGATGAATATATTGTTCCCGGTGCATTACGATACAAATGATACCATCCATCCAATTTAGGTGGAAAAGGAATTAATTTTGTTTCATTTATAACCTCAATAACATCAATTGCTCTTTTCTCTCTTGCTTCTCGTAATTTCTCTTGAAAAATTTTCCACTTCTCTTTCTCCGATTTTTTAGTAATTGCATATCTCTTAATTCCTAAGGTATCAAAAATCAACTGCATATTTAATGTTTCTAATGCATGGTAGATTGGTTCAACGGTGTCCATAAAAAACAAAAGAAAGGGATCTTCCTTGTCACGTAAACCATCGTTAATGATACTTAAAAGTCGTTCATATCCCTGTTGTGCAGCCAATACTTTATGTGTAATCATTAAAATTTTTAATGTATCAGAATCCGCTGTATTTTGTTTTATTTCTTCGAAGATTTTATTTAAACGTATTTTTAACTCTTCTGGTGGCAATTCGCCTTGAAAATTACGATCAGTACGACGTTCTCCGTCATAATCCTCACATGTAATTACAACTACTTCACCCTGAAAGTTATCTATCGCAGATGTTTGTGGCAAATCTGGTCGTATATCATTCAAAAGTTGAACAATTCTTGGAGAAGATCTAAAATTTGCACCTTTTTTTATCACTTCTAAATTTTTATGTTCTATAATCCCACAAGCTTTATTTGATTGATAAATAGTTTGCCACGCATCTCCGAAAAAAGCAAATTGTGGAGATTTCTTTTCAGCAATAAAATATTTAATAAAGCGTTCGATAATCGGTTTATATGAGTCTTGATATTCATCAATCAGAATCAAAGGATATTTATCAGAAAATACACGTCGAAATTTTGCATTATCCAATAGTTTACAAAACAGCTTAAGAACATCATCATGATAAAGGTACTGAACTCCATTTTCCTTATATCGATGTCCTAAAGTATATGTAACTTCATTAACCTTAAAAAAGTCACCTTCATCTGGTAAAAAATCAGGGTCTGTTGTTACAACATCCACAAGATAGCTTTGATATTGTTTGATTGCATTCCAAGCAAACGAATGAATTGTAGATGGAATAATAAATGAATCTTTTGATAATCTTTCTGTGATTACCTCTACAGCAGCGTTCGTATATGTAATACAAACTACATTTTGCTTTTTTCGACTATATTTAGACCACATATTTTCTTGTATCCATTCAATGACTCTATTAAGCGAATAAGTCTTTCCTGACCCCGCACCTGCTTCAACACGAAAACTATGTCCATCCCGTAATGCTTCAATAATTTTCTCATCTACTTTATCAGCTTCAGCTTTTGCTAATTCGTAATTTGCACCATGATAATTTTCACACATAATCCATCATCCTTTTTATTCAAGTACCTTTTGGTTATTAAGCCATATTAATCCAGATCTAATGTATGTCGGAATGTTATAATCAGTACACTCATAAATAAGTTTAAGTGCAAAATCTGTTTTACATTTTCCAGAAAACTCCAGATCTTCTTCGGTCGGGCTATCACTTAATCCATAATGTGAACGATTGACATTCCGAATAGCTTCTTCTAAAGAATGTCCACATAA comes from Coprococcus phoceensis and encodes:
- a CDS encoding UvrD-helicase domain-containing protein, translating into MCENYHGANYELAKAEADKVDEKIIEALRDGHSFRVEAGAGSGKTYSLNRVIEWIQENMWSKYSRKKQNVVCITYTNAAVEVITERLSKDSFIIPSTIHSFAWNAIKQYQSYLVDVVTTDPDFLPDEGDFFKVNEVTYTLGHRYKENGVQYLYHDDVLKLFCKLLDNAKFRRVFSDKYPLILIDEYQDSYKPIIERFIKYFIAEKKSPQFAFFGDAWQTIYQSNKACGIIEHKNLEVIKKGANFRSSPRIVQLLNDIRPDLPQTSAIDNFQGEVVVITCEDYDGERRTDRNFQGELPPEELKIRLNKIFEEIKQNTADSDTLKILMITHKVLAAQQGYERLLSIINDGLRDKEDPFLLFFMDTVEPIYHALETLNMQLIFDTLGIKRYAITKKSEKEKWKIFQEKLREAREKRAIDVIEVINETKLIPFPPKLDGWYHLYRNAPGTIYSSNASIQAFLELDYTQFISAIEFLYPEALFSTEHGVKGEEYDNVIFVISRGWNIYQFETYAPMITGKASIPSGKQISFERNRNLFYVCCSRPRKRLFFFVTIPIDQTFKEFLMELVGKENYYTYSQWIMNKKISQKSNEK
- a CDS encoding IS4 family transposase, with protein sequence MSSISQNNSNEVALLDCVQKFFIKHHVGRLLKQCNGTKEKGVSSVSLLKYKMGNIFTGRSMYMQQKTGSFKEAFSKNTFYRFLNSTKTNWLRFTSLLAADIVKNDLKHLTDDSRKNVFIIDDSLFHRTSCKKTELGSKVFDHTGMNYKKGFRMLTVSWSDGNTLIPVNSCLLASSKESNIIGPVKAFDKRTLAGKRRKLAQTKAPEAMLTLLDTAVSAGLSAEYVLFDSWFSNPAQITALKSRGMDVIAMIKKSSRIKYTYGEDQLNIKEIYSRNKKRRGRSRYLLSVDVMVGKENPIPAKIVCVRNKANRKDWLAFICTDTSLSEEEIIRIYGKRWKIEVFFKTCKSMLNLIGECHSLSYDALTAHVAIVFTRYMLLAMEQRQNEDQRTLGELFFFLVDEMADITFYRSLSILMDAFMASLQELLKLSDEQLARFTADFESRLPEYLRNALHPLATVA
- the hcp gene encoding hydroxylamine reductase is translated as MEQKMFCYQCQETAGCKGCTMSGVCGKKPDVAAMQDLLVYVTKGISAVTTALRQEGKQVSAEINHLITLNLFTTITNANFDKESIEARIRATLTEKEVLLAQITDPSVLPEAAKWNGSGNWEEKAQTVGVLSTKNEDIRSLRELITYGLKGLSAYSKHANVLLKDDSEVDTFLQQALAATLDDNLNMEDLIALTMETGKHGVSGMALLDKANTEAYGNPEITKVNIGVGKNPGILVSGHDLRDLEMLLEQTQGTGVDVYTHSEMLPAHYYPAFKKYPNFIGNYGNAWWKQKEEFESFNGPILMTTNCIVPPKDSYKDRLYTTGAAGYPGCTHIPGEIGEQKDFSAIIEHAKKCSAPTEIETGDLIGGFAHAQVLALADQVVEAVKSGAIKKFVVMAGCDGRAKNREYYTEFAKALPKDTVILTAGCAKYKYNKLPLGDINGIPRVLDAGQCNDSYSLAVIALKLKEVFGLDDINDLPIIYNIAWYEQKAVIVLLALLYLGVKNIHLGPTLPAFLSPNVAKVLVENFGISGISTVEDDLKLFFETLAE
- a CDS encoding cupin domain-containing protein, with product MSIKMKNISQAEVLTLKEQISYQDGQVVSKTLAQNPAVSITLFSFAKGEEISTHASDGDAFVTCLDGVGKITIDGTEYLLHEGESIIMPAGHPHAVYGQEAFKMLLIVVF
- a CDS encoding plasmid mobilization protein — protein: MSNQHKHPTISFRISDAERKQIEARILASGMMKKDYFVRSCIYNRICVVGKKETIYPLVQTVNALYLQLLEMQKAFTECCEHQTLNNLPTSDEIKELQTDYNNMLTAIINLLDGSKYLWEGEHHETK
- a CDS encoding ferredoxin — its product is MKSARVEQNLCIGCGLCCSVCDEVFRINEHGKAEAYQPSTNENQEVVQEAIDSCPVSAIVWND